The proteins below are encoded in one region of Deltaproteobacteria bacterium:
- a CDS encoding addiction module protein, whose amino-acid sequence MKQITATDTLALSIPERIQLVEDIWDTIAAEPEAIELTAEEKKIIDERLEAYHRNPDLGSPWEDVYKRIAAKQ is encoded by the coding sequence ATGAAACAGATAACAGCAACAGACACCCTTGCATTGTCAATACCTGAAAGAATTCAGCTCGTAGAGGACATCTGGGATACAATAGCCGCTGAACCGGAGGCTATCGAATTAACAGCAGAGGAAAAAAAGATAATTGATGAACGATTGGAGGCATATCATAGAAACCCCGATTTAGGCTCTCCGTGGGAAGATGTTTACAAAAGGATAGCAGCTAAACAATGA
- a CDS encoding type IV pilin protein, producing the protein MLLVDRPFQKNSSGKGITALNNRKQPPMFYCKPGFTFIELLFVMIVMAILSIIAIPLYFSIIKTAKTVEAQQALTEIQRLEELYLFDNNNYSNNLSGIGFKDQLKYYSVTIALKPNGFTATATGNLDSDADMDTWTIDETKRLVHGIQD; encoded by the coding sequence ATGCTTTTAGTTGATAGACCATTCCAAAAAAACTCATCCGGAAAAGGCATCACTGCCTTAAACAACCGCAAACAACCCCCGATGTTTTATTGCAAACCAGGGTTTACATTTATAGAGTTATTGTTTGTTATGATAGTGATGGCAATTTTATCTATTATTGCAATTCCGTTATATTTTAGTATAATCAAAACTGCCAAGACTGTGGAGGCGCAGCAGGCATTAACAGAAATCCAGAGATTGGAAGAATTATATCTGTTTGATAATAACAACTATTCAAACAATCTTTCAGGAATAGGATTCAAGGATCAGCTTAAATATTATTCTGTAACTATAGCGCTTAAGCCCAATGGTTTTACTGCCACAGCAACAGGAAATCTTGATAGCGATGCTGATATGGATACATGGACAATAGATGAAACCAAAAGGCTTGTTCATGGAATTCAGGATTGA
- a CDS encoding DUF262 domain-containing HNH endonuclease family protein, whose translation MSEIKSEKILVKKVFDMWFTIPVYQRPYVWGNEEISDLLDDIAYAAENNPTSQYFVGSIVFQNRPAVPDKGIYFPENDLLDGQQRLTSLLILMAVIRDLAKDDILRTTCHKFVYQEKNPYTNTPERLRIISARPQVQEFMEKYVMALKGTLKHDDLEKYAKNGGDVSVSNMASAILQIHKYFNNDNKIGVDKFFQFLLNYVLMIYVSTEDLEDAFRLFTVLNARGIPLRNSDILKAINLGQIKDAREQEKFGEFWVETENEFGDDFDRFLSFIRTLLVKDKARLNLLKEFEDKIYEPQGKDKKPLLQKGKETLEYIKRFKEHHSTLFSKNNYDICNSWAFDNLLVVMQSGFEASDWIPPLLAYYDKFKTKGILEFLKKLDNKFSGDWIAQETPTSRIENMNTILKKIESSATSDEVIASNVFNFDTKSYFRNLEGKVYGRKWAKYILLKLDYLFQSHSEKKSGSEQISIEHILPQTPITNSQWCKDFTDIERDSMTHLLGNLVLMSRKKNTSQGRYDFKEKKEKYFKSNIETFPNSVRILTTYNQWTPTELQKNHDFVINKFKEH comes from the coding sequence ATGAGTGAAATTAAGAGTGAGAAGATCCTTGTTAAAAAGGTTTTCGATATGTGGTTTACGATTCCGGTATATCAGCGACCTTACGTTTGGGGAAATGAGGAGATCAGTGATCTGCTGGATGATATTGCCTATGCAGCAGAAAACAATCCAACCAGCCAATACTTTGTCGGATCTATAGTTTTTCAGAATAGACCAGCGGTTCCAGATAAGGGCATTTATTTCCCCGAGAATGATTTGCTTGATGGCCAACAACGTCTTACATCCTTGCTTATTCTAATGGCTGTAATAAGAGACCTTGCTAAGGATGATATTCTACGGACCACTTGTCACAAATTTGTTTATCAGGAAAAGAATCCATATACCAATACTCCAGAACGCTTGAGAATCATATCCGCTCGCCCACAAGTGCAGGAGTTTATGGAGAAGTACGTTATGGCTTTAAAAGGCACATTAAAACATGATGACTTGGAAAAATACGCGAAAAATGGAGGGGATGTTTCCGTATCGAACATGGCGAGTGCGATCCTTCAGATCCATAAATATTTCAACAATGACAACAAAATCGGTGTCGACAAGTTTTTCCAGTTCCTCTTGAACTATGTTCTTATGATATATGTTTCTACTGAAGATCTTGAAGATGCATTCAGGCTTTTTACTGTTCTTAATGCGCGTGGGATTCCACTGCGGAATAGCGATATACTTAAAGCAATTAATCTAGGTCAAATAAAAGATGCTCGTGAGCAGGAAAAATTCGGTGAATTCTGGGTTGAGACTGAAAACGAGTTCGGTGACGACTTTGATAGATTTTTGTCTTTTATCAGAACTCTTCTCGTAAAAGATAAGGCAAGACTAAACCTATTAAAGGAGTTTGAGGATAAAATTTACGAACCGCAAGGAAAGGATAAGAAGCCGCTCCTGCAAAAAGGAAAGGAGACCCTTGAATATATCAAGCGATTCAAAGAACATCACTCTACTCTTTTCTCGAAAAACAATTATGATATATGCAACAGTTGGGCTTTTGATAATCTACTTGTAGTTATGCAGTCTGGATTCGAGGCATCGGATTGGATCCCGCCACTCTTGGCCTATTATGACAAATTCAAAACAAAAGGTATTTTGGAATTTCTGAAAAAGCTTGATAACAAATTTTCTGGTGATTGGATCGCACAAGAAACGCCTACCTCCAGAATCGAAAATATGAATACGATACTCAAGAAAATTGAATCCTCCGCAACATCGGATGAGGTTATTGCTTCTAATGTTTTTAACTTCGACACCAAATCGTATTTCAGGAATTTAGAAGGCAAGGTATATGGAAGAAAATGGGCTAAGTACATTCTACTTAAGCTTGATTATTTATTCCAAAGCCATTCTGAGAAGAAGTCAGGCTCAGAGCAAATAAGCATTGAGCACATATTGCCACAAACTCCGATAACCAACAGCCAATGGTGTAAAGATTTCACTGATATAGAAAGGGACTCAATGACACATCTACTTGGGAATCTAGTACTCATGAGCAGAAAAAAGAATACTTCCCAAGGCCGTTATGATTTTAAAGAAAAGAAAGAAAAGTATTTCAAGTCGAATATTGAAACATTTCCTAACTCAGTTCGCATACTGACTACATACAACCAATGGACGCCAACAGAACTACAAAAAAACCATGATTTCGTAATCAATAAGTTCAAAGAACATTAG
- a CDS encoding methionine adenosyltransferase has product MPRNIAVEILKNKPVSEQDVEIVERKGVGHPDYICDAIMDSISVALSQEYLKRFGDILHHNIDKGLLAAGQVERRFCGGRVLKPMELIIGDRATFKAGGKDIDVEGIAVKTAKRWFENNLRFVDSEKDVRYRSVLAPSSEELADIFKRKGKIRGANDTSAVVGYAPFTSTESSVYETERFLNSEEIKNIHPETGEDVKVMGLRKGDILEMTVAVPLISRYVENEKDYFIKKDKIKTLINRFVHDKFKFDKITVHLNTLDKKGKGLGGIYLSLLGTSAEDADSGQVGRGNRVNGIISLNRPMGTEAAAGKNPVSHVGKIYNILAHKLAKDIYDNVEGVKEVYVWLLSEIGTRIDKPHLASAHIVLQRGADKRKVCKKAEGMIEKGLADIGRLCMELARGRYPVC; this is encoded by the coding sequence ATGCCGAGAAATATCGCAGTAGAAATCCTTAAAAATAAACCTGTATCAGAGCAGGATGTTGAGATTGTTGAGAGGAAGGGTGTGGGACATCCTGATTATATCTGCGATGCCATAATGGACAGTATCTCCGTTGCCCTGAGCCAGGAGTATCTTAAAAGATTTGGGGATATTCTCCACCATAATATTGACAAAGGGCTTCTTGCAGCGGGACAGGTGGAAAGGAGATTCTGCGGCGGCAGGGTTTTAAAGCCCATGGAGCTTATAATCGGCGACAGGGCTACCTTTAAGGCCGGCGGCAAGGATATAGATGTGGAAGGCATTGCAGTTAAGACCGCAAAGAGATGGTTTGAAAATAATCTGAGGTTTGTTGATTCGGAAAAAGATGTCAGATACAGGAGCGTGCTTGCGCCGTCATCAGAGGAGCTTGCAGATATCTTCAAAAGAAAGGGAAAAATCAGGGGCGCAAACGATACCTCCGCAGTTGTGGGGTATGCGCCATTTACCTCCACGGAGAGCTCTGTTTACGAAACCGAAAGGTTTTTAAATTCAGAGGAGATTAAGAACATTCATCCTGAAACAGGCGAGGATGTGAAGGTAATGGGGCTGAGAAAAGGGGATATATTGGAGATGACTGTTGCTGTGCCGCTTATCTCAAGATATGTTGAAAACGAAAAGGATTATTTTATAAAAAAGGATAAGATAAAAACGCTGATAAATAGGTTTGTCCATGATAAATTTAAGTTTGATAAAATAACCGTCCATCTTAATACCCTTGACAAGAAGGGAAAAGGACTCGGCGGCATATATCTTTCTTTACTTGGAACATCTGCAGAAGATGCAGACTCAGGACAGGTTGGAAGGGGAAACAGGGTGAACGGCATAATATCACTTAATAGGCCAATGGGCACAGAGGCAGCTGCCGGCAAAAATCCTGTAAGTCATGTGGGCAAGATTTACAATATCCTTGCGCATAAATTGGCAAAGGATATATATGATAATGTTGAGGGGGTAAAAGAGGTCTATGTGTGGCTTTTAAGCGAGATTGGGACAAGGATTGATAAGCCGCACCTTGCTTCTGCGCATATTGTATTGCAAAGGGGCGCTGATAAAAGGAAGGTTTGCAAAAAGGCGGAAGGAATGATAGAAAAAGGGTTAGCCGATATAGGTAGATTGTGTATGGAGCTTGCCCGCGGCAGGTATCCGGTCTGCTGA
- a CDS encoding ATP-binding cassette domain-containing protein encodes MLKVSGLEKTYGSQALFDNVSFVMNPGERIGLVGRNGHGKTTLFRMILGEEEPDAGVISVPNYYTIGHLSQHIRFTEDTVLKEGCLSLPVSEDGIDESYKVETILMGLGFSVDDFNRNPAEFSGGYQVRLNLAKALVSEPNLLLLDEPTNYLDIISVRWLTRFLRNWKGELMLITHDRDFMDSVTTHTMGIHRFKVRKIAGPTQKLYEQILQEEEIHEKTRLNDQKKRSEVEDFINRFRAKATKASAVQSRIKALAKMDKLEKLSEIRTLDFSFRAAPFPGKWLMNAENLSFSYNKDEPPLINGFNIAVGKNDRIGIIGKNGKGKTTLLNMLAGEFPPQTGEVKHNQNLAIAYFGQTNINRLNGKRTIEQEIMDVHPDCNRGIARKICGIMMFSGDNALKKIEVLSGGEKSRVLLGKLLVSPSNLLLLDEPTNHLDMDSIDSLVEAIEAFDGGTIIVTHSELVLNALATRLIVFDGGKVGVFEGTYQEFLDQVGWENERETEENKPSSRQSKNINRKELRRLRAQLNESRSKTLGPLQKTIAEMEKNIMLLEKEVEADSHALVEASEKGDGEAISKLSIAIHGLNTKIEKQFKALESVTAEYDAKTKEFEEKMAELQ; translated from the coding sequence ATGCTTAAAGTCAGCGGTTTGGAAAAGACGTACGGTTCGCAGGCGCTTTTTGATAATGTGAGTTTTGTCATGAATCCCGGCGAGCGCATCGGATTGGTCGGCAGGAACGGGCACGGCAAAACTACGCTCTTCAGGATGATACTTGGAGAGGAAGAGCCGGACGCGGGTGTTATCAGCGTTCCGAATTATTACACCATCGGGCATCTTTCCCAGCATATCCGTTTTACCGAGGATACGGTTCTGAAAGAAGGCTGCCTCAGCCTTCCGGTTTCGGAGGATGGAATTGATGAAAGCTATAAGGTGGAAACCATTCTTATGGGTCTTGGGTTTTCTGTGGATGATTTTAATCGAAATCCGGCCGAATTCTCCGGCGGTTACCAAGTCAGGCTAAATCTTGCCAAGGCGTTAGTCTCTGAGCCTAACCTCCTCCTTCTCGACGAACCGACCAATTATCTGGACATTATATCCGTGCGATGGCTGACGCGGTTTCTCCGTAATTGGAAAGGCGAGCTTATGCTTATCACGCATGACCGTGATTTTATGGACAGTGTAACAACACACACTATGGGTATACACCGCTTCAAGGTGAGAAAGATTGCAGGGCCTACGCAGAAACTGTATGAGCAGATATTGCAGGAAGAAGAGATACATGAGAAGACCCGCTTGAATGATCAAAAAAAGCGAAGTGAGGTTGAGGATTTTATCAACCGTTTCAGGGCTAAGGCTACCAAGGCAAGCGCTGTCCAGTCGAGGATAAAGGCCCTTGCAAAGATGGACAAGTTGGAAAAATTATCAGAAATAAGAACCCTTGATTTTTCATTCAGGGCCGCGCCATTTCCTGGTAAATGGCTGATGAATGCTGAGAATTTATCGTTTTCATATAATAAGGACGAACCGCCGCTTATCAACGGTTTCAACATAGCTGTTGGAAAAAATGACAGGATTGGAATTATAGGCAAAAACGGAAAAGGTAAAACTACTCTTCTGAATATGCTTGCAGGCGAGTTCCCTCCTCAGACAGGAGAAGTCAAACACAATCAAAACTTAGCTATTGCCTATTTCGGCCAGACAAATATTAACCGGCTTAATGGCAAAAGAACCATAGAGCAGGAGATAATGGATGTGCATCCGGACTGTAACAGAGGTATTGCGCGGAAAATTTGCGGAATTATGATGTTTAGCGGCGACAATGCACTTAAAAAGATAGAGGTGCTTTCAGGTGGTGAAAAGAGCAGGGTTTTGTTGGGTAAACTGCTTGTAAGCCCGTCAAATCTGCTTCTTTTGGATGAGCCTACCAATCATCTTGATATGGATTCCATTGATTCGCTTGTTGAGGCGATTGAGGCTTTTGACGGCGGGACAATAATTGTAACACACAGTGAACTGGTACTGAATGCCTTGGCAACAAGGCTTATTGTATTTGACGGCGGCAAAGTTGGTGTGTTTGAGGGAACATATCAGGAATTTTTGGATCAGGTGGGATGGGAAAATGAGAGAGAAACCGAAGAAAATAAGCCGAGCAGCAGGCAGAGCAAGAATATAAACAGGAAAGAGTTGCGCAGGCTAAGGGCGCAATTAAATGAGAGCCGTTCAAAGACTCTCGGCCCTTTGCAAAAAACGATTGCGGAAATGGAAAAAAATATCATGCTTCTGGAAAAGGAAGTAGAGGCAGATAGCCACGCGCTTGTTGAGGCTTCGGAAAAGGGTGACGGCGAGGCAATATCCAAATTATCAATTGCCATTCACGGATTAAACACGAAGATTGAAAAACAATTTAAAGCGTTAGAATCTGTGACTGCGGAGTATGACGCTAAAACAAAAGAGTTTGAGGAAAAGATGGCTGAGTTGCAGTAG
- a CDS encoding methyl-accepting chemotaxis protein, whose protein sequence is MAKRGHVWRRYYIHEIQKEYAIMVVILLLVYTFILSLFLFGPPAIKLFADVPLPEKAEASTQVLVFADRLWPAVIVSFFLSTAISIYATHRVAGPIYRFEQTVKRLILGDISVRIKLRENDRLVCLSNLINQMADNMSAAISDVKKETVEMKEILDKILPELGSQGHKDMLKSMEGIAEHRDRIEKMLAKFNVTQVKKAD, encoded by the coding sequence ATGGCAAAGAGAGGACATGTATGGCGCAGATATTATATCCATGAGATTCAAAAGGAGTATGCAATAATGGTGGTCATACTCCTGCTGGTATATACCTTCATCCTGAGTCTGTTTCTTTTTGGACCGCCTGCGATTAAACTATTTGCTGATGTTCCGTTACCGGAGAAGGCGGAGGCTTCCACACAAGTCCTGGTATTTGCAGATAGGCTCTGGCCGGCGGTAATCGTAAGCTTCTTCCTGAGCACTGCTATCAGTATCTATGCTACCCATCGTGTTGCAGGACCTATATACAGGTTTGAACAAACGGTAAAAAGGCTGATTTTGGGGGATATTTCGGTAAGGATTAAACTAAGGGAAAATGACCGGTTAGTCTGCCTTTCAAATCTTATCAATCAGATGGCGGATAATATGAGCGCAGCTATAAGCGACGTCAAAAAAGAGACAGTTGAAATGAAAGAAATACTTGATAAAATTTTGCCGGAACTGGGATCTCAAGGCCATAAAGATATGTTGAAATCTATGGAAGGCATTGCAGAACATCGGGACAGGATAGAAAAGATGTTGGCAAAATTCAATGTAACCCAGGTTAAAAAAGCAGATTAA
- a CDS encoding NUDIX hydrolase: MKLKTGSRETKASMKTGRQISSGGVVFRRVNSRTEVALIAVKEGKVWCLPKGLVEEGENIAGTAHREVNEETGLDGKIIKLIDHIQYFYAHKEAEETKRFFKIVYFFLMEYTQGDVKNHDSEVNDCRWFPIDDAIKMVEYKGEKEILKKARRMIAV; the protein is encoded by the coding sequence ATGAAGTTAAAAACCGGAAGCCGTGAAACAAAAGCCAGCATGAAAACAGGGCGTCAAATATCTTCCGGCGGTGTGGTCTTTCGCAGGGTAAACAGTAGGACTGAAGTTGCGCTCATTGCCGTAAAAGAAGGTAAAGTGTGGTGTCTGCCAAAGGGATTGGTGGAAGAGGGCGAAAACATTGCCGGAACTGCCCACCGTGAGGTGAATGAAGAGACCGGATTGGACGGTAAGATTATAAAGCTCATTGACCACATCCAATATTTTTATGCGCACAAAGAGGCGGAAGAGACAAAACGGTTTTTCAAGATAGTCTATTTTTTCCTGATGGAATATACCCAAGGGGATGTGAAAAATCATGACAGCGAAGTCAATGACTGCCGATGGTTTCCCATTGATGATGCAATAAAGATGGTTGAATATAAGGGCGAGAAAGAGATTTTGAAAAAGGCAAGGAGAATGATTGCAGTATAA
- a CDS encoding caspase family protein produces the protein MKTFKKMTLPRILSVIFILFLPSCMATPDIHVKSSDMSIAIKKESPAVMRVAVSLDGKYILSGSIDSTFRLWDISAGKEIRKFIVNPINTNMGQGVQVAFSSDGKHAISVGADNFKIWDISTGGEVSSFDIGSSYVTSISISADGRYALIPFNILFSSRLHLYLLGIGSDKVIKLGKSVKTWGSDFVSAAISPDGKYALSGHGDGKIELWDIAKEKVIKKIKGRSFFPSGITSVAFSPDGKYALSGGTDNTVKYWDVTSGAEIKSFKGHTSVTGILSVTFSPDGKLGLSGGCDALIKLWDLTTGAELKTFTGHTSGGVNCVTSVQFTPDGSHIVSGGDASVRIWDVATGEEIATMIGFEDGEWIVLTTEGYYNSSEKGAQYHTVKMGGKDYSVDSFYDVFYRPDMVAAKLRGEDIKDLITIIMKDAIKTPPPVVEISPIASSPTSSKAKVCYNIKSTGGGIGEVRLFHNGKLIESDGFYKEAAKAVTEKTQLVKLNSKTIYEDMRSVKIKGIGEISPVTTKTKGEVFNDCKEIEAISGENEISITAFNKGNTVQGYMQTAKFTSTIKQEEPHLYILSIGIDQYKDNSINLKYAVKDSKDIEERLLKQAKSIYKPRNIHYELFTDDNATKANIISKINELSQKIKPTDSFILFVAGHGILLQNQYYMLTHDFDGKVNDNNLISSNEIVEFSKKIKSLSQLFIFDTCHAGGVDYIVSGLYDARMSVLAKKMGLHIYASASDKQSALDGYQGNGLFTYILLDGLNNKIEADKNQDKQISLTELGGYTKQTTTEISKKIGHQQTPLIINFGKDNAVYELR, from the coding sequence ATGAAAACATTCAAAAAAATGACCCTGCCAAGAATTTTGTCTGTTATTTTTATTCTCTTTCTTCCCTCATGTATGGCAACGCCTGATATTCATGTTAAAAGCTCAGACATGTCAATTGCGATCAAGAAAGAGTCACCTGCGGTAATGCGTGTAGCGGTTTCTCTTGATGGTAAATATATATTGTCTGGAAGCATTGATTCTACATTCAGGCTGTGGGATATTTCAGCAGGAAAAGAGATAAGAAAATTCATTGTAAATCCAATAAACACTAATATGGGGCAGGGTGTTCAGGTAGCTTTTTCCTCTGATGGCAAACATGCGATTTCGGTTGGTGCAGACAATTTTAAGATTTGGGATATTTCAACTGGTGGTGAAGTAAGCTCTTTTGATATTGGCAGTTCATATGTGACGAGCATAAGTATATCTGCAGATGGGAGATATGCTCTGATACCATTCAATATCCTATTTTCATCAAGGCTCCACCTATATTTATTAGGTATTGGATCCGACAAGGTAATAAAGTTGGGAAAGTCTGTAAAAACGTGGGGTAGTGATTTTGTATCAGCTGCTATTTCTCCTGATGGAAAATATGCTTTATCAGGTCATGGTGATGGCAAAATAGAGCTATGGGACATTGCAAAAGAAAAGGTAATAAAAAAGATTAAGGGTAGAAGTTTTTTTCCGTCGGGAATTACTTCCGTGGCATTCTCTCCTGATGGGAAATATGCCCTTTCAGGAGGAACTGATAATACTGTTAAGTATTGGGATGTGACCAGCGGTGCAGAAATAAAGTCATTCAAAGGGCATACCAGTGTTACAGGTATTCTTTCCGTAACCTTTTCTCCTGATGGCAAACTTGGATTGTCAGGAGGTTGCGATGCTCTTATTAAATTGTGGGACCTTACTACTGGCGCTGAGTTAAAAACCTTTACAGGACACACAAGCGGAGGAGTGAATTGCGTTACTTCCGTCCAATTTACACCTGATGGAAGTCATATAGTTTCAGGCGGTGACGCCTCTGTGAGAATCTGGGATGTTGCTACAGGCGAGGAAATTGCCACTATGATCGGGTTCGAAGATGGTGAATGGATAGTTTTGACAACAGAAGGCTACTACAACTCCTCTGAGAAAGGTGCTCAATATCATACTGTTAAGATGGGGGGAAAAGACTACAGTGTTGACAGCTTCTACGACGTTTTCTACCGTCCTGACATGGTAGCAGCCAAGTTGAGAGGAGAAGACATAAAAGACTTAATCACAATCATCATGAAAGACGCAATCAAAACCCCGCCTCCTGTAGTTGAGATTAGCCCGATCGCATCATCTCCAACATCTTCAAAGGCAAAAGTCTGCTATAACATAAAAAGCACTGGCGGAGGAATAGGAGAGGTCCGGCTATTTCATAACGGAAAACTCATAGAATCAGATGGCTTTTACAAAGAAGCAGCCAAAGCAGTTACAGAAAAGACCCAGCTTGTGAAACTCAACAGCAAGACAATATATGAAGACATGAGAAGCGTAAAGATAAAAGGCATAGGAGAGATAAGCCCTGTAACAACCAAGACAAAGGGAGAGGTCTTTAACGACTGTAAAGAGATAGAGGCAATATCAGGAGAAAACGAGATAAGCATAACAGCATTTAACAAAGGCAATACAGTCCAGGGCTATATGCAGACAGCCAAATTCACCTCAACAATAAAACAGGAAGAACCCCATCTTTACATCCTCTCCATAGGTATAGACCAATACAAAGACAACTCAATAAACCTCAAATACGCGGTAAAAGACTCAAAAGACATAGAAGAAAGACTTCTTAAACAGGCAAAGAGCATCTACAAACCCCGGAACATCCACTACGAACTCTTTACAGACGATAATGCCACAAAGGCAAATATAATAAGCAAAATCAATGAACTTTCACAAAAAATCAAACCAACAGACAGTTTCATACTTTTTGTTGCAGGTCATGGGATACTCCTTCAGAACCAATACTACATGCTTACCCACGACTTTGACGGGAAGGTAAATGATAATAACCTCATAAGCTCAAATGAAATCGTAGAGTTCTCAAAGAAAATCAAATCCCTAAGCCAATTATTTATCTTTGACACCTGCCACGCAGGAGGAGTTGACTACATAGTAAGCGGTCTTTACGATGCAAGGATGTCGGTATTGGCTAAGAAGATGGGCTTACACATCTATGCCTCAGCAAGCGACAAGCAGTCAGCGCTGGATGGTTATCAGGGGAACGGACTTTTCACATACATACTCCTTGACGGACTGAATAACAAAATAGAAGCAGACAAAAATCAGGATAAACAAATCAGTCTCACAGAACTCGGAGGATACACAAAACAGACAACAACAGAGATATCAAAAAAAATAGGACATCAACAGACGCCATTGATAATAAACTTTGGCAAGGATAATGCAGTTTATGAGTTGAGGTAA
- a CDS encoding type II toxin-antitoxin system RelE/ParE family toxin: MKYKVIIRPEAENDLKEAFSWYEDNRLGLGYDFLLRVDVGLRFIERKPEIHAPEYKGTRKHLIKRFPYKIIYLVEKERIIVLAVIHGKRSPDLIKKRIDSV, from the coding sequence ATGAAATACAAAGTCATAATCAGACCTGAAGCCGAAAACGACCTGAAGGAAGCATTTTCATGGTATGAGGATAACAGGCTTGGGTTGGGATATGACTTTCTTTTACGGGTTGATGTAGGTTTAAGATTCATAGAAAGAAAACCGGAAATCCATGCGCCTGAATATAAAGGGACAAGGAAACACCTCATCAAAAGATTTCCTTACAAAATAATCTACCTCGTTGAAAAAGAAAGAATAATTGTTCTGGCTGTAATTCATGGCAAAAGAAGCCCTGATTTGATTAAAAAGAGAATAGATAGTGTCTAA
- a CDS encoding TraR/DksA C4-type zinc finger protein: MTRKLARDEMFEKMLIEKKRKMWNELRDEIFNKLGKEYHKQFDSPQDLEEQSLIDLVEDTGLAVADMRREELTKMDEAIARLEAGTYGICEGCGAEIDEGRLKVVPLTSYCVTCQAKKEGKKPTL; this comes from the coding sequence ATGACGAGAAAATTGGCGAGAGATGAAATGTTTGAAAAAATGCTTATAGAAAAGAAGCGCAAGATGTGGAATGAATTGAGGGATGAGATTTTTAATAAGCTGGGCAAGGAATACCATAAGCAGTTTGATAGTCCGCAGGATTTGGAGGAGCAGTCTCTTATTGATTTGGTAGAGGATACAGGCCTTGCCGTTGCTGACATGCGGCGTGAAGAGCTTACAAAAATGGACGAGGCAATCGCAAGACTTGAGGCCGGAACTTACGGGATATGCGAGGGCTGTGGGGCAGAGATAGATGAGGGAAGATTAAAGGTTGTTCCTTTAACGTCTTATTGTGTCACCTGTCAGGCAAAGAAGGAAGGGAAAAAGCCAACACTGTAG